One stretch of Ursus arctos isolate Adak ecotype North America unplaced genomic scaffold, UrsArc2.0 scaffold_123, whole genome shotgun sequence DNA includes these proteins:
- the RAB11B gene encoding ras-related protein Rab-11B yields the protein MGTRDDEYDYLFKVVLIGDSGVGKSNLLSRFTRNEFNLESKSTIGVEFATRSIQVDGKTIKAQIWDTAGQERYRAITSAYYRGAVGALLVYDIAKHLTYENVERWLKELRDHADSNIVIMLVGNKSDLRHLRAVPTDEARAFAEKNNLSFIETSALDSTNVEEAFKNILTEIYRIVSQKQIADRAAHDESPGNNVVDISVPPTTDGQKPNKLQCCQNL from the exons ATGGGGACCCGGGACGACGAGTACGACTACCTATTCAAAG TGGTGCTCATTGGGGACTCGGGCGTGGGGAAGAGCAACCTGCTATCACGCTTCACCCGCAACGAGTTCAACCTGGAGAGCAAGAGCACCATCGGCGTGGAGTTTGCCACCCGCAGCATCCAGGTGGACGGCAAGACCATCAAGGCGCAGATCTGGGACACCGCCGGTCAGGAGCGCTACCGTGCCATCACCTCCGC GTACTACCGCGGCGCAGTGGGCGCACTGCTCGTGTATGACATCGCCAAGCACCTGACCTACGAGAACGTGGAGCGCTGGCTGAAGGAGCTGCGGGACCACGCCGACAGCAACATCGTCATCATGCTGGTGGGCAACAAGAGTGACCTGCGCCACCTGCGGGCCGTGCCCACTGACGAGGCTCGTGCCTTTGCAG AAAAGAACAACTTGTCTTTCATTGAGACCTCAGCCTTGGATTCCACCAACGTCGAGGAAGCTTTCAAGAACATCCTCACAG AGATCTACCGCATCGTGTCACAGAAGCAGATCGCCGACCGCGCAGCCCACGACGAGTCCCCCGGCAACAACGTGGTGGACATCAGCGTGCCGCCCACCACCGACGGACAGAAACCCAACAAGCTGCAGTGCTGCCAGAACCTGtga